Part of the Candidatus Binataceae bacterium genome, CGGGTCAGGCTCGACAGCAATGCGCGCCGGATGGAGTTCATCGAACCCGCGCTCAGTTAGCAGGAGGTGGCGGCGGTGGGATGGAAGGATGTTGAGGATGGGTTTAACCGGGCCGTAGAGCAGGGCATCATACCGGGCGCCGTGGTTGTGGTGCGCGTCGGCAACGATATCGCCTTCCAAGGCGCGTTCGGTTTTCGCCAGCTCGAACCCGAGCGCTCGCCAATCAAAATCGACACGGTCTTCGATCTGTCGTCGCTGACCAAAGCGCTCGCGACGACGACCGCCGTCATGATGCTCGCGCGTGACGGCAAGTTACGCCTCGACGATCGCGTGACGCGCCTGTTTCATGACTTCGGCGTACACGGCAAAAACAGTATCACGTTCCGCCATCTGCTCGCGCATTGCTCGGGACTGCCGGCGTGGCGTCCGTTCTTCCAGCGCACGATGCAGATCGAGCGCGGCGGCCGCGTCAACTTCATGGCGAGTTACGGCGCCAAGGAGTTCGTGTACGAGCAGGTGCATCGCGAGACGCTTGAAGCGCCGACCGGTACGCAGGCTATTTATTCCGATCTGGGTTTCATCCTGCTCGGCGAGGCGATCGAGAAAGTCTCAAGCGTCTCGCTCAATCGCTATTGCCGCGACAAGCTGTTTCGTCCGCTGAAGATGCGCGCGACGGGCTTCATCGACATTTCGCTTTCGCGCTCGCGGCGGCTCGAACCGGTGCCCGAGATGTTCGCGGCGACGGAGCTTTGCCCGTCGCGCAAGCGCCTGCTGGTCGGCGAAGTCGACGACGAGAACGCATACGCGATGGGCGGCGTGGCCGGCCACGCGGGGCTTTTTGCTCCCGTGCATGATGTCGATCAAATGGCCAAGGCGCTCATCGATTGTTACGCGGGCCGTTCCGATTACGTGCCGCAGAAAATCGTGCGCGAGTTCTGGACCCGCGACACGACCGTCGAAGGATCGACGTGGGCGCTCGGATGGGACACGCCGTCGCCGCGCGGCTCCAGCTCGGGCAACCATTTTTCACCCAACGCGATCGGGCACCTCGGCTTCACCGGCACGTCGCTCTGGATCGAGCCCGAGCGCGAGATCGCCGTGACGATCCTGACCAACCGCGTGCATCCGCGGCGCGAGAACCAGGCGATTCGCGAGTTTCGTCCGAAGATTCACGACCTCATCATGGAAACGGTGAATGCCAGCCAGTAGTTCATCGGCCGAACGACTCGCGCGCGTGCCCGCGACCGTCAAGCACGTCCATCTCATAGGCGTCGGCGGCACCGCAATGGCCGCGCTCGCCGGCATGCTCACAGAAAGTGGATTTCGCGTAACCGGTTCGGATAATCAGCTCTACGAGCCGACCGCGTCGCTGCTGAAATCGTCGCGGGT contains:
- a CDS encoding serine hydrolase domain-containing protein; the protein is MGWKDVEDGFNRAVEQGIIPGAVVVVRVGNDIAFQGAFGFRQLEPERSPIKIDTVFDLSSLTKALATTTAVMMLARDGKLRLDDRVTRLFHDFGVHGKNSITFRHLLAHCSGLPAWRPFFQRTMQIERGGRVNFMASYGAKEFVYEQVHRETLEAPTGTQAIYSDLGFILLGEAIEKVSSVSLNRYCRDKLFRPLKMRATGFIDISLSRSRRLEPVPEMFAATELCPSRKRLLVGEVDDENAYAMGGVAGHAGLFAPVHDVDQMAKALIDCYAGRSDYVPQKIVREFWTRDTTVEGSTWALGWDTPSPRGSSSGNHFSPNAIGHLGFTGTSLWIEPEREIAVTILTNRVHPRRENQAIREFRPKIHDLIMETVNASQ